The following coding sequences are from one Haloferax litoreum window:
- a CDS encoding hydantoinase/oxoprolinase family protein translates to MTQNLGVDVGGTFTDVIVFDDETHELTIDKVLSTPANPSEGVLTGITEATQKAGTSVAELSLLFHGTTVVTNMLLEETGSRVGLITTTGHEDILHLARAWTPGPLYGWMGMEKPDPLADLTDTRGVSGRISSPDGTEIEPLDETEIRQKVQELYETGIESLTIALLNSYLNPAHEQRIRDIVTEEYPDLPVSISSEIVPEYGEYERTLTTVINDYARPTVISYLDGLDASLQDAGSSATMNVVRSDGGLMSSAAAKQRPVDLALSGPSGGVVGAATIASKKGVPDVLTLDMGGTSTDVSLVEDGTPESTRETKVGYREFKSRGVDVNTVGAGGGSIARVQLSGALQVGPESSGADPGPACYGRGGTEPTVTDANVVLGRIPPSVQLGGRMELDREAAREAISTIAEERGTSIEEAAQAIVDIVNENMHGALRVVSVERGYDPREFGLVAFGGAGPMHANALADVMDTYPLVIPPGPGVMSAFGFLTSDIQNEFSETYLQTDRDVSGEDVAETLEAIRSEASEWLESEGVHSDDHSFEYFADCRYYRQDIQMSIPIDVDNLQHEKGLAEIKDDFESRHEHRFGFSLDAPLEIANLRVVGRGEIEGVQLVTRELGDEDASHAQTGTHEVFFDDEYHETPIYDRTDLRPGNQLDGPAIIVEDDSTIVVQPNHEARIDEYENIEITRGETQ, encoded by the coding sequence ATGACTCAAAACTTAGGTGTCGACGTTGGCGGCACGTTCACGGACGTCATCGTATTCGACGATGAGACACACGAATTAACCATCGACAAGGTGCTTTCGACACCAGCCAATCCGTCTGAGGGTGTCCTCACGGGGATAACCGAGGCGACACAAAAGGCCGGAACGTCTGTCGCGGAACTCTCCTTGCTGTTTCACGGAACGACGGTCGTAACGAACATGCTCTTAGAGGAGACCGGTTCGCGTGTCGGCCTCATCACGACCACCGGTCACGAGGACATCCTCCACTTGGCACGAGCGTGGACACCCGGTCCACTCTATGGTTGGATGGGGATGGAAAAACCGGACCCACTCGCGGACTTGACCGACACACGAGGTGTTTCAGGGCGAATTTCCTCACCCGATGGAACCGAAATCGAACCGCTCGACGAAACAGAGATTCGACAAAAGGTGCAAGAACTGTACGAAACTGGAATCGAGTCGTTGACCATCGCACTTCTCAACTCGTATCTGAATCCCGCACACGAACAGCGAATTCGTGACATCGTCACCGAGGAGTATCCAGACCTTCCGGTCTCGATTTCCTCGGAAATCGTCCCCGAGTACGGAGAGTACGAACGAACGCTAACGACGGTCATCAACGACTACGCACGTCCAACAGTCATCTCGTATCTTGACGGGTTGGACGCGTCGCTGCAAGATGCCGGGTCTTCGGCGACGATGAACGTCGTCCGTTCGGACGGCGGCCTGATGAGTTCAGCGGCCGCGAAACAGCGTCCAGTCGACCTCGCGCTGTCTGGTCCGTCGGGGGGAGTCGTTGGAGCGGCGACGATTGCGAGCAAAAAGGGCGTTCCGGACGTACTCACGCTCGACATGGGTGGGACGTCGACAGACGTCTCGCTCGTCGAAGACGGGACACCCGAGTCGACACGTGAGACGAAAGTCGGCTATCGCGAGTTCAAGTCTCGCGGCGTCGACGTCAACACAGTCGGTGCTGGCGGTGGGTCGATCGCCCGTGTCCAACTCTCTGGGGCGCTTCAAGTTGGGCCAGAAAGTTCCGGGGCAGACCCCGGCCCAGCGTGTTACGGCCGCGGCGGAACCGAACCAACGGTGACCGACGCGAACGTCGTCCTCGGTCGAATCCCACCGTCTGTCCAACTCGGTGGACGAATGGAACTCGACCGAGAGGCGGCCCGTGAAGCCATCTCGACTATCGCGGAAGAACGGGGCACGTCTATCGAAGAAGCCGCACAGGCAATCGTCGACATCGTCAACGAGAACATGCACGGCGCACTGCGCGTCGTGTCTGTCGAACGTGGGTACGACCCGCGTGAGTTCGGACTCGTCGCCTTCGGCGGGGCCGGACCAATGCACGCGAACGCGCTCGCCGACGTCATGGACACCTACCCGCTTGTTATCCCTCCGGGACCTGGTGTGATGAGTGCCTTCGGGTTCCTGACGAGCGATATCCAAAACGAATTCTCCGAGACGTACCTCCAGACCGACCGAGATGTGAGTGGCGAGGACGTCGCCGAGACACTCGAAGCCATCCGTTCAGAGGCTTCGGAGTGGCTCGAGTCAGAAGGCGTCCACAGCGACGACCACTCGTTCGAGTACTTCGCAGACTGTCGGTACTACCGACAGGACATCCAGATGTCGATTCCGATCGATGTCGACAATCTCCAACACGAGAAGGGGCTCGCAGAGATAAAAGACGACTTCGAGTCACGCCACGAACATCGATTCGGCTTTTCACTGGATGCACCGCTCGAAATCGCGAACCTTCGCGTCGTTGGCCGTGGAGAAATCGAGGGCGTACAGTTGGTCACCAGAGAACTCGGCGACGAAGACGCGAGTCACGCCCAAACAGGCACCCACGAGGTGTTTTTCGACGACGAGTATCACGAGACACCAATCTACGACCGAACTGACCTCCGACCGGGCAACCAGCTGGACGGTCCGGCGATTATCGTCGAGGACGACTCGACCATCGTCGTCCAACCGAACCACGAAGCACGAATCGACGAATACGAGAACATCGAGATAACCCGAGGTGAAACCCAATGA
- a CDS encoding acyl-CoA dehydrogenase family protein: MSNDGSPSGEHENGQDTNYWRCTPPLRATARRVYPNGEFEWAKSQLDQFGELVGTVVSENSDVVDDHGPKLHTYDAYGEVQNEVEYHPAQRENERLVYESGIVADAFTPPSDRDEPVGLIHTLTMQLLLSYVDTGLVCPVSMTAGAALVLRNHDTEGHLDDYYSALTTRSYESLIEGAMFLTEEQGGSDVGAIETVAESLDSADDPSRRYELTGEKWFCSNIDADGTLALARRPDAPEGTNGLSLFLVPHETEDGILNDQLYRRLKDKLGTISVPTGEVEFRGAEAYLVGEPERGFRYMATMLNWERITNAVGAVGIMGRSLVESKRKATNREAFGNAIREYPLVKRDLVDMAVDFEAALVFAMEAGKWFDRYERDHENRDAYRLMRVLTPIAKYRTARMAVDTASYAMEIQGGNGYVSDFVTHRLYRDAQVLPIWEGTSNILSLDLLRTFEKEAAHEALVSHVDALLSSVDHPALDELASVVAEEFTTLQTAIETLADADDDYAQHEAKRLAEYVFDVLTASLLVSNAQRDLDESGDARAVLVATHFVQTTLREPDGRGIIDGDALALAYFDAIVDYESVDPGSLANRDG, encoded by the coding sequence ATGTCGAACGACGGGTCTCCGAGTGGAGAACACGAAAATGGGCAAGACACCAACTACTGGCGCTGTACGCCTCCGCTTCGAGCGACGGCCCGCCGAGTGTATCCGAACGGTGAATTCGAGTGGGCGAAGAGCCAACTCGACCAGTTCGGTGAACTCGTCGGAACGGTCGTCAGTGAGAATTCTGACGTCGTGGACGACCACGGACCGAAATTGCACACCTACGATGCATACGGTGAGGTGCAAAACGAAGTCGAGTATCACCCTGCACAGAGAGAGAACGAACGTCTGGTCTACGAGTCTGGTATCGTCGCTGACGCGTTTACTCCCCCGTCGGACCGTGACGAACCAGTCGGACTCATTCACACGTTGACGATGCAACTGTTGCTCTCGTACGTCGACACCGGCCTCGTCTGTCCGGTTTCCATGACTGCTGGGGCAGCACTCGTCTTGCGGAATCACGATACTGAAGGCCATCTCGACGACTACTATTCCGCACTCACGACGCGTTCGTACGAATCACTCATCGAGGGCGCGATGTTTCTCACTGAAGAACAGGGGGGAAGCGACGTGGGGGCGATAGAAACCGTCGCAGAGTCACTCGATAGCGCTGACGACCCGTCCAGACGGTACGAACTGACGGGGGAGAAGTGGTTCTGTAGCAATATCGATGCAGATGGCACACTCGCGCTCGCACGCCGACCTGACGCCCCGGAGGGGACGAACGGACTCTCGTTGTTTCTCGTCCCACACGAGACAGAAGATGGAATACTCAACGACCAACTGTATCGCCGGTTGAAAGACAAACTCGGGACGATTAGCGTGCCGACCGGTGAAGTCGAGTTCCGAGGCGCCGAGGCGTATCTCGTCGGCGAACCCGAACGAGGGTTCAGGTACATGGCGACGATGCTCAACTGGGAGCGTATCACGAACGCCGTCGGTGCTGTCGGGATTATGGGTCGCTCACTCGTCGAGAGCAAACGTAAAGCAACGAACCGCGAGGCCTTCGGCAACGCAATTCGAGAGTATCCGCTCGTGAAGCGTGACCTCGTCGACATGGCAGTCGACTTCGAGGCGGCACTCGTGTTTGCGATGGAGGCCGGAAAATGGTTCGACCGGTACGAGCGTGACCACGAAAACCGCGACGCATATCGGTTGATGCGCGTGTTGACACCGATTGCGAAGTACCGAACCGCACGGATGGCGGTCGATACTGCCTCCTACGCGATGGAGATTCAGGGTGGAAACGGCTACGTCAGCGACTTCGTCACCCACAGACTGTACCGCGACGCGCAGGTGCTTCCGATATGGGAAGGGACCTCGAACATCCTCTCGCTCGACCTGCTTCGGACGTTCGAGAAAGAAGCGGCCCACGAGGCTCTCGTGTCCCACGTCGACGCACTCCTCTCTTCTGTCGACCACCCTGCCCTCGACGAACTCGCTTCTGTCGTCGCCGAGGAGTTCACCACGCTTCAAACCGCAATCGAGACACTCGCAGACGCAGACGACGACTACGCTCAACACGAGGCGAAGCGACTCGCTGAGTACGTCTTCGACGTGCTCACTGCGAGTCTCTTGGTGTCGAACGCACAACGCGACCTCGACGAATCTGGTGACGCGAGAGCAGTGCTCGTGGCTACGCACTTCGTCCAAACGACGCTCCGAGAACCAGACGGACGAGGTATAATCGACGGCGACGCGCTTGCGCTGGCGTACTTCGACGCCATCGTCGACTACGAATCCGTCGACCCAGGGTCACTCGCGAACCGGGACGGGTAG